One window of the Acaryochloris thomasi RCC1774 genome contains the following:
- a CDS encoding phospholipid carrier-dependent glycosyltransferase has product MLKPRLGKTSWAIGLGLLWIVALLLRFWGLDRFDTLVFDEVYFANFGHNYLTHTPFFDAHPPLGKYLIAIGIWLQGFTPWGYRWMNALVGSFIPIIIAGIAYRLSHRPRFALLAGAFAVLDGLLLVESRYALINIYLLFFGLLIHYCFLSALESRHRWLWLTLSALCIGATAAVKWNGLGLVLGLYLLWAICWTLAKLNLLSPWKQAVRLSRLSPPVVAGYMGSIALICYGLIWIPHLRQNPDYNFWQLHYEMLTYHHRVGSGPDVHPYCAPWYTWPLMQRSLSYFYQRATSPTARVPIYGPPLPEESTPWIFDVHGMGNPPLWWASTLAILFLLGQLLYWGYRRIMTDLGAKAGTEAPSEPAETTLWVPLYLCINYTTNLLPWILVSRCTFIYHYMPAATFSSLAAAWITDGYLDHPNRVLRIIAMMMLSLAVFGFLFWLPIYLGLPLSQADWNLRLRLHPWLSWV; this is encoded by the coding sequence ATGCTGAAGCCTCGGCTAGGAAAGACCTCATGGGCAATTGGCCTGGGTCTCTTGTGGATCGTTGCTTTACTGCTGCGCTTCTGGGGCCTTGATCGCTTTGACACCCTAGTCTTCGACGAAGTTTATTTCGCAAATTTTGGGCACAACTACCTTACCCACACCCCTTTCTTTGACGCTCACCCCCCCCTTGGCAAATACCTAATCGCAATAGGGATTTGGCTTCAGGGCTTTACGCCTTGGGGCTATCGTTGGATGAATGCGCTAGTCGGGTCTTTCATCCCGATCATCATTGCTGGCATCGCCTATCGTCTATCACATCGTCCACGCTTTGCCCTGCTTGCGGGGGCCTTCGCTGTCCTGGACGGCCTGCTCCTTGTTGAGTCTCGTTACGCGCTCATCAACATATATCTACTATTCTTTGGCCTCCTCATTCATTACTGTTTTCTATCCGCTTTAGAAAGCCGTCATCGCTGGCTATGGCTAACCCTATCGGCCCTCTGCATCGGTGCGACAGCTGCGGTCAAGTGGAACGGCCTCGGATTAGTTCTGGGGCTTTATCTGCTCTGGGCAATCTGTTGGACGTTAGCAAAACTCAATCTTTTATCTCCATGGAAACAGGCTGTAAGACTATCTCGCCTTTCTCCTCCCGTGGTGGCAGGCTATATGGGAAGCATCGCCCTGATCTGCTATGGGCTGATCTGGATTCCCCATCTACGACAAAATCCTGACTACAATTTTTGGCAACTCCACTACGAGATGCTGACCTATCATCATCGTGTTGGCAGCGGTCCAGACGTACATCCCTACTGTGCCCCTTGGTATACCTGGCCGTTAATGCAGCGCTCCCTCAGTTACTTTTACCAACGAGCGACCAGTCCCACAGCACGGGTCCCGATTTACGGTCCCCCTTTACCCGAAGAGAGCACACCCTGGATTTTTGATGTTCACGGCATGGGCAATCCCCCTCTATGGTGGGCCTCGACCTTAGCCATTTTATTCTTGCTCGGTCAGTTGCTGTATTGGGGATACAGGAGAATCATGACTGATTTAGGCGCCAAGGCAGGGACTGAAGCGCCCTCTGAACCAGCAGAAACAACACTGTGGGTGCCCCTATATTTATGCATCAACTACACCACCAATTTACTGCCTTGGATCCTAGTCAGTCGCTGCACGTTTATTTATCACTATATGCCTGCCGCCACCTTCAGCAGCCTAGCTGCAGCATGGATAACGGATGGATATCTTGACCATCCCAACAGAGTCCTACGGATTATAGCCATGATGATGCTATCGCTAGCCGTGTTCGGTTTTTTGTTCTGGCTTCCTATCTATCTTGGCCTACCTCTTTCGCAAGCTGACTGGAATCTACGGCTACGCCTCCACCCATGGCTCTCCTGGGTTTAG
- a CDS encoding DUF1816 domain-containing protein, translating into MGTTANVSSTGLSGRLADFSNRLGLAWWVRVTTRTPNCVYYFGPFLNQQEAYGTISGYVEDLEQEQAEGVTAVVQRCKPTQLTYEL; encoded by the coding sequence TTGGGCACTACAGCAAATGTATCTTCCACAGGTTTATCGGGCCGCCTCGCAGATTTCTCCAATCGTTTAGGTTTAGCTTGGTGGGTCAGAGTAACGACGCGCACCCCAAATTGCGTTTACTACTTTGGTCCTTTTCTCAACCAACAAGAAGCCTACGGCACTATCTCAGGCTACGTTGAAGATCTAGAGCAGGAGCAGGCTGAGGGGGTCACTGCAGTGGTACAGCGCTGCAAGCCAACTCAGCTCACATATGAGCTCTGA
- the menA gene encoding 2-carboxy-1,4-naphthoquinone phytyltransferase, which translates to MQEVAIAPKFKLWMAAIKPPMYTVAVIPISVGTAVAFSETQRFDLGIYLTFLGSAILIIAWLNLSNDVFDADTGIDKNKAHSVVNLTGNQSLVFWISNVFLALGVLGVVAIATQQKDPTLIGIILLCCALGYTYQGPPFRLGYQGLGELICFITFGPLAIAAAYYSQAQTFSTLGLAVGTLIGISTSIILFCSHFHQVKDDLAAGKRSPIVRLGTARGANVLGWATASLYLLTLTWVGLGVFSPWTLLVFASLPFAIQLVRHVQRYHDQPERVSNCKFFAVNLQFVSGVLFAISFTLPGLL; encoded by the coding sequence ATGCAGGAGGTTGCGATCGCACCTAAGTTCAAGCTATGGATGGCGGCAATCAAACCCCCCATGTATACGGTGGCGGTGATCCCGATTTCGGTGGGAACGGCGGTGGCCTTTAGCGAAACGCAGCGGTTTGATCTCGGGATTTATCTGACGTTCCTAGGTTCGGCAATTTTGATTATTGCTTGGTTGAACCTCAGTAATGACGTTTTTGATGCGGATACCGGTATTGATAAGAATAAGGCCCATTCTGTTGTGAATCTGACGGGCAATCAATCGTTGGTGTTTTGGATCAGTAATGTGTTTTTGGCCTTAGGGGTTCTGGGGGTGGTTGCGATCGCAACCCAACAAAAAGACCCCACCCTCATCGGCATCATCTTGCTTTGCTGCGCTTTAGGCTACACCTACCAAGGCCCCCCCTTTCGCTTGGGCTATCAAGGGCTAGGTGAACTGATCTGCTTTATTACCTTTGGTCCCCTTGCCATTGCTGCTGCCTACTACTCTCAGGCCCAGACCTTCTCTACGCTGGGGCTAGCGGTGGGCACCCTCATCGGCATCAGCACCTCAATTATTTTGTTTTGCTCCCATTTCCATCAGGTCAAAGATGATTTAGCAGCGGGCAAGCGATCCCCAATTGTTCGTTTGGGAACGGCTCGGGGAGCTAACGTTTTAGGATGGGCCACCGCCAGCCTTTATCTGCTGACATTGACCTGGGTGGGGTTAGGTGTTTTCTCTCCTTGGACATTGCTGGTGTTTGCCAGTCTCCCCTTTGCCATTCAGCTTGTGCGGCACGTGCAGCGCTACCACGATCAGCCAGAGCGAGTCAGCAACTGTAAGTTCTTCGCCGTTAATCTGCAGTTTGTGAGCGGGGTGTTATTTGCGATCTCATTTACTCTGCCTGGGCTGCTGTAA
- the rlmB gene encoding 23S rRNA (guanosine(2251)-2'-O)-methyltransferase RlmB → MYGRHPVLSALEGKRQLNRVWVLPRLRYDARFHTRLNEAKAEGAVIDEVDSRRLDQLTDYANHQGIAVQMAAYTYLSIDELVEQACSERDDPVLIAVDGITDPHNLGSIIRSAEALGAQGLMIPQRRAAGVTSVVAKVAAGALETLSVARVVNLNQALERLKTSGFWIYGLAATAQDTLPDIKFTGPTVLVVGAEGDGLSLLTQHRCDQLVSIPLQGKTASLNASVATSMALYEVYRQRWLQRLHLPSSTPSSASSHEAV, encoded by the coding sequence ATCTATGGTCGGCATCCAGTCCTGTCAGCTTTAGAAGGGAAGCGGCAACTCAACCGAGTTTGGGTCTTGCCACGTCTACGCTACGATGCCCGCTTTCACACACGACTGAATGAGGCAAAGGCGGAAGGGGCTGTCATTGATGAAGTGGATAGCCGCCGTCTAGATCAGTTAACTGATTATGCTAATCATCAAGGTATTGCCGTTCAGATGGCTGCCTATACCTATTTGTCCATTGATGAACTCGTTGAGCAAGCCTGTTCTGAGCGGGACGATCCGGTCTTAATTGCTGTTGATGGTATTACTGATCCCCACAATCTGGGCTCTATTATCCGGTCGGCAGAGGCTCTGGGTGCTCAGGGATTAATGATCCCTCAACGGCGGGCGGCAGGTGTCACTTCTGTTGTCGCAAAAGTCGCAGCAGGTGCCTTAGAGACGCTCTCGGTCGCTCGGGTTGTCAACCTAAATCAAGCACTGGAGCGATTAAAAACCTCAGGCTTCTGGATTTATGGGCTGGCAGCTACTGCCCAGGACACATTGCCAGACATAAAGTTTACGGGACCAACTGTTTTGGTTGTCGGTGCAGAGGGAGACGGCTTGAGCTTGCTGACTCAGCATCGTTGTGACCAGCTCGTTTCGATTCCGCTTCAGGGTAAAACAGCCAGTCTCAATGCCTCTGTGGCTACAAGCATGGCCCTCTATGAGGTCTATCGACAACGCTGGCTACAGCGTCTACATTTGCCCTCTTCAACACCCAGCTCTGCTTCTTCCCATGAGGCTGTCTAG
- a CDS encoding leucyl aminopeptidase → MKIQATDTRPLDWAGDCLGLGFFEDAVDLQALNADSDRLSLLQDLVDTSEFKGKSGETAWTRIAGSSPVRLVVLVGLGKSEDFKLDSLRLAAATIARTVQKQKCKTVGMHLPVWNQNAAQSAQAMAEGIGLALHQDNRFKSEPEENGQTNGLPEQVELLAIGSQPEAIKTAHQVCQGVILARELVAAPANVVTPTMLAETAGTLASEYGLTLEVLEQADCEQQGMGAFLGVSKASEMPPKFIHLTYTPSGGAKRKLAIIGKGVTFDSGGLNLKGSGSGIETMKMDMAGSAATLGAAKVIGQLKPDTEVHFIVAAAENMISGRALHPGDILTASNGKTIEINNTDAEGRLTLADALVFAEKLEVDAIVDLATLTGACIVALGNDIAGLWTPEDQLAQELTQASDLAGEKFWRMPLEDKYFEGLKSPIADMKNTGPRPGGSITAALFLQQFVTDTAWAHLDVAGPVWTEKEGGYNNVGATGFAVRTLVNWVLGS, encoded by the coding sequence ATGAAAATTCAAGCAACCGATACCCGTCCCCTTGATTGGGCTGGTGATTGCCTCGGCTTAGGCTTTTTTGAAGATGCCGTTGATCTCCAGGCGCTCAATGCTGATTCCGACCGCTTGAGTCTGCTGCAGGACTTAGTAGATACATCAGAATTCAAAGGTAAATCTGGAGAGACAGCCTGGACTCGGATTGCTGGCTCTAGTCCCGTGCGGCTTGTCGTGCTGGTGGGCCTAGGCAAATCAGAAGACTTCAAGCTTGATAGCCTACGGTTAGCTGCTGCAACGATTGCTCGGACAGTACAAAAGCAAAAATGTAAAACTGTCGGGATGCATTTGCCCGTCTGGAACCAGAATGCAGCTCAATCGGCTCAGGCAATGGCTGAAGGTATTGGTCTTGCGCTTCATCAAGACAACCGGTTTAAATCTGAACCTGAAGAAAATGGACAGACAAACGGCCTGCCTGAGCAGGTTGAACTGCTGGCTATTGGATCTCAGCCCGAAGCGATCAAGACCGCACACCAAGTTTGTCAGGGCGTGATCTTAGCGCGTGAGCTTGTGGCTGCACCCGCCAATGTCGTGACTCCCACGATGCTTGCAGAGACTGCGGGTACCCTTGCTTCAGAATATGGCCTTACTCTCGAAGTCCTTGAGCAAGCAGACTGTGAGCAGCAGGGGATGGGCGCGTTCTTAGGCGTTTCTAAAGCCTCTGAAATGCCTCCGAAATTTATTCACCTCACCTACACGCCGTCTGGCGGAGCTAAGCGGAAGCTTGCCATTATTGGCAAGGGCGTCACCTTTGATTCTGGGGGCCTCAATCTCAAAGGCAGCGGCAGCGGCATTGAAACGATGAAAATGGATATGGCTGGTTCTGCCGCAACGCTGGGCGCTGCCAAAGTCATTGGACAGCTTAAGCCTGACACCGAAGTTCATTTTATTGTGGCTGCTGCGGAAAATATGATCAGTGGGCGAGCACTGCACCCCGGCGATATTCTCACGGCGTCGAACGGTAAAACGATTGAAATTAATAACACCGATGCTGAAGGGCGCTTGACGCTGGCGGATGCCCTTGTCTTTGCTGAGAAGCTAGAGGTTGATGCGATTGTAGATTTAGCAACTCTTACCGGAGCCTGCATTGTGGCTTTAGGAAACGATATTGCGGGTCTGTGGACCCCAGAGGATCAGTTAGCCCAGGAGTTAACCCAAGCCTCTGACTTAGCGGGCGAGAAATTCTGGCGAATGCCCCTCGAAGACAAGTATTTTGAGGGTCTCAAATCACCGATTGCTGATATGAAAAATACGGGTCCGCGTCCCGGTGGCTCGATTACGGCAGCACTTTTTCTGCAGCAGTTCGTCACAGATACGGCCTGGGCACACTTAGATGTTGCAGGCCCGGTCTGGACTGAAAAGGAAGGCGGCTATAACAATGTGGGAGCGACAGGTTTCGCAGTGCGCACACTGGTTAACTGGGTATTGGGATCCTAG
- a CDS encoding pseudouridine synthase, with protein sequence MEARLQKILSQWGIASRRQAERMIQAGQVTLNDRPAQLGDKADPERDIIEVNGDRIYPQQRPELVYLLLHKPAGVITTCHDPQQRSTIFDLLPQHHTHKGLHPVGRLDADSTGALLITNDGQLTCALTHPRYHIPKTYQVRVQGCPSADALKRWRQGIMLAGQKTLPAKVTICQREGDQTKLEVILREGRNRQIRRIAKQLGYPVLSLHRSKIGPVCLESPTGGLLCSGKYRHLTQREVDRLRPMIANSARYHQEECPI encoded by the coding sequence ATGGAAGCCCGATTACAAAAGATTCTTTCCCAATGGGGAATAGCCTCTCGCCGTCAGGCAGAAAGAATGATCCAAGCCGGTCAGGTCACCTTGAACGATCGGCCTGCCCAACTTGGAGACAAGGCGGACCCAGAGCGAGACATCATTGAAGTTAATGGTGACCGCATCTATCCTCAGCAGCGGCCTGAATTGGTCTATTTGCTTTTGCATAAACCCGCGGGTGTGATTACAACCTGCCATGATCCTCAACAGCGTTCAACAATTTTCGATCTCTTGCCTCAGCATCATACTCACAAAGGGCTGCATCCAGTTGGGCGGCTTGATGCGGACTCAACGGGTGCTTTACTGATTACAAATGACGGTCAACTGACCTGTGCATTGACCCATCCCCGCTATCATATTCCCAAGACTTATCAAGTGCGGGTTCAAGGTTGTCCATCGGCAGATGCTTTGAAACGTTGGCGTCAGGGGATCATGCTAGCGGGTCAGAAGACCCTGCCCGCGAAGGTTACAATCTGCCAAAGAGAGGGCGATCAAACAAAATTGGAAGTTATCCTCCGAGAGGGAAGAAATCGTCAGATTCGTAGGATTGCAAAACAGCTGGGTTACCCCGTGCTAAGTCTGCACCGCAGCAAAATTGGGCCAGTGTGTTTAGAAAGCCCGACAGGTGGCTTGCTGTGCAGTGGGAAATACCGTCACTTAACCCAACGTGAGGTCGATCGTTTACGGCCTATGATCGCTAATAGCGCCAGATATCATCAAGAGGAGTGCCCCATATGA
- the ubiE gene encoding bifunctional demethylmenaquinone methyltransferase/2-methoxy-6-polyprenyl-1,4-benzoquinol methylase UbiE has product MSIPESSEIQAIFDRIAPVYDDLNFWLSLGQHRVWKLMAVKWADPQPGDRGLDICCGSGDLARLLARRVIPSGTVVGADFSAKMLAVAASATPLSEMGRRAAIEWVEGDALALPFADASFDCATMGYGLRNVTDIPKCLREIHRVLKPGAKAAILDFHRPRQPLLQNFQQWYLQSVVVPVAERYGLTEEYAYIMPSLERFPTGTQQVQLAVDAGFAAVHYPISGGMMGVLVLTKPEDG; this is encoded by the coding sequence ATGAGCATTCCTGAGTCTTCTGAGATTCAAGCTATTTTTGATCGTATTGCCCCGGTCTATGATGACCTCAACTTCTGGCTGAGTTTGGGGCAGCATCGTGTTTGGAAGCTGATGGCGGTGAAGTGGGCGGATCCGCAACCAGGCGATCGAGGTTTGGATATTTGCTGCGGCAGTGGTGATTTAGCGAGGCTGCTGGCGCGGCGGGTTATACCTAGCGGGACAGTGGTGGGAGCTGATTTTTCGGCCAAGATGTTGGCTGTGGCCGCTAGCGCGACTCCTTTGTCAGAGATGGGCCGGAGAGCGGCTATCGAATGGGTTGAGGGTGATGCTCTGGCGCTTCCCTTTGCAGATGCCTCTTTTGACTGCGCCACGATGGGGTATGGGTTGCGAAACGTGACCGATATTCCTAAATGTCTGCGAGAGATTCACCGGGTGCTGAAGCCGGGTGCAAAAGCTGCCATTTTAGATTTTCATCGCCCTCGTCAGCCTTTGCTGCAAAACTTTCAGCAGTGGTATTTACAGTCTGTGGTGGTGCCAGTGGCTGAACGCTATGGGCTAACGGAGGAATATGCCTATATTATGCCGAGCTTGGAACGCTTCCCTACGGGTACTCAACAGGTTCAGTTGGCGGTCGATGCGGGATTTGCTGCTGTTCACTACCCCATCTCAGGTGGGATGATGGGGGTGTTGGTGCTTACCAAGCCGGAGGATGGATAA
- the queF gene encoding preQ(1) synthase — translation MSQSSASVTELTNPIPSADPKYGERSIEEGELTTFPNPRPGRRYSIQISLPEFTCKCPFSGYPDFATIHLTYSPDQRVVELKALKLYINGYRDRYISHEESINQIMDDIVAAIDPLEIGVKGDFSPRGNVHTVIEVSHQKAS, via the coding sequence ATGAGCCAATCATCTGCCTCTGTGACTGAATTGACCAATCCGATCCCGAGCGCTGATCCAAAGTACGGTGAGCGGTCGATTGAGGAGGGTGAGCTGACGACGTTTCCTAATCCACGACCGGGACGGCGCTATAGCATCCAAATTTCGCTACCGGAATTTACCTGCAAGTGTCCCTTTTCTGGCTACCCTGATTTTGCGACGATTCACCTGACCTACAGTCCCGATCAGCGAGTGGTGGAACTGAAGGCGCTGAAGCTGTATATCAATGGCTACCGCGATCGCTATATTTCGCATGAGGAATCAATCAATCAGATTATGGATGATATTGTGGCCGCCATCGATCCGCTGGAGATTGGGGTGAAGGGTGACTTTTCTCCGCGTGGGAATGTCCATACCGTGATTGAGGTCAGCCATCAGAAGGCATCATGA
- a CDS encoding HhoA/HhoB/HtrA family serine endopeptidase has product MSQTVPRRPSASNWLSLLSLIALFWFGFTPPAAIAGLSIVITHPAAIPVESAEQLIDTAQNFKPRNFIAEALDTVGPTVVRIDTEQTIKHSSTDSFFDDPSLREFFGPGAFPRGPHEDRLRGQGSGFIIDETGIVLTNAHVVSKADTVTVTLKDGREYKGEVRGVDEVSDLAVVKLKDVDSSLPVAPLGNSEQVEVGDWAIAVGNPVGLDNTVTLGIVSTLHRTSAEIGIPGKRLDFIQTDAAINPGNSGGPLLSDRGEVIGINTAIRADAMGIGFAIPIDKAKSLKDRLVRGEQILHPYIGVQMTTLTPEAAQENNRNPNSPVLLPETQGVLVVQVFPNTPAALAGIRWGDVILSVDDQPVQKASQLQTLVENCQVGQQLQLEIQRGEQTQVFAIRTGELQGAA; this is encoded by the coding sequence ATGAGCCAGACAGTACCGAGACGACCCTCAGCCTCAAATTGGCTGTCGTTGTTGAGCCTAATCGCTCTTTTCTGGTTCGGGTTTACTCCCCCTGCAGCCATCGCTGGTTTATCCATCGTCATCACTCACCCCGCAGCTATCCCGGTCGAAAGTGCTGAACAACTTATAGATACAGCTCAAAATTTCAAACCCCGCAACTTTATTGCCGAGGCGCTGGATACCGTTGGTCCCACCGTCGTTCGCATTGACACCGAGCAGACCATTAAACATTCCTCAACCGACTCTTTCTTCGATGACCCCTCTCTGCGTGAATTCTTTGGTCCTGGGGCATTCCCTCGCGGTCCCCACGAAGATCGGCTGAGGGGCCAAGGTTCTGGCTTCATTATTGATGAGACCGGGATTGTCTTGACCAACGCCCACGTGGTTAGCAAAGCAGACACCGTCACCGTCACCCTCAAAGATGGCCGCGAATACAAGGGCGAAGTGCGGGGCGTTGATGAGGTCTCGGATCTTGCTGTTGTTAAACTCAAAGACGTAGACAGTAGCTTACCCGTTGCTCCTCTAGGCAACTCTGAACAGGTCGAAGTCGGCGACTGGGCCATCGCTGTCGGTAATCCTGTCGGCCTCGACAACACCGTTACCCTAGGCATTGTCAGCACTCTCCACCGCACCAGCGCTGAAATTGGCATCCCTGGCAAGCGTCTAGACTTCATACAAACCGATGCCGCCATCAACCCCGGGAATTCAGGTGGGCCGCTACTGAGCGATCGCGGCGAAGTGATCGGCATCAACACCGCCATTCGAGCCGACGCCATGGGGATCGGCTTCGCCATTCCCATTGACAAAGCCAAGAGCTTAAAAGATCGACTGGTTAGAGGGGAGCAAATCCTTCATCCCTACATTGGCGTCCAGATGACCACCCTCACCCCTGAAGCCGCCCAAGAGAACAACCGCAATCCTAACTCTCCTGTTCTATTGCCCGAGACCCAGGGTGTTTTGGTCGTGCAGGTTTTTCCTAACACCCCCGCAGCCTTAGCAGGGATTCGATGGGGTGATGTCATCCTCAGCGTTGACGATCAGCCGGTGCAAAAAGCCAGTCAGCTGCAGACTCTAGTTGAGAACTGCCAGGTCGGTCAGCAGCTTCAGCTCGAAATTCAGCGCGGAGAGCAGACACAAGTATTTGCAATCCGTACCGGTGAGCTGCAGGGAGCGGCCTAA
- a CDS encoding alpha/beta fold hydrolase, giving the protein MSTQSTASLAVSVQGEGVPILCLHGHPGSSASLSVFTSTLSQHYLTIAPDLRGYGRSQTQSFFEMSDHLRDLDVLWDQYHLNDCIILGWSLGGILAMELALRHPGKVKGLILVATAARPRSKHPPVSWRDNLYTAIAGLTNAVCPAWKWNIKTFGQRSLFRYLIRRHTAVAYQYLAQEALPAYLKTSKWANQALNNALRTGYDRLDKLDSIRCPCLVLAGECDLHITPQASQETAQHLCNSQWICYPETAHLFPWEIPEKVQHDINVWLQQHPELSFKEQ; this is encoded by the coding sequence GTGTCGACTCAATCAACAGCATCTTTAGCGGTCAGCGTTCAGGGTGAGGGAGTTCCGATTCTCTGCCTACATGGACATCCTGGCTCGAGTGCAAGCCTATCAGTCTTCACTTCTACTCTGTCGCAGCATTACCTTACGATTGCGCCCGACCTGCGAGGCTATGGTCGCAGTCAGACTCAGTCGTTCTTTGAGATGTCAGATCATCTGCGAGATTTAGATGTCCTCTGGGATCAATATCATCTCAACGACTGCATTATTCTGGGCTGGTCTCTGGGCGGCATTCTAGCGATGGAATTAGCGTTGCGGCATCCTGGGAAGGTAAAGGGACTGATTCTAGTTGCAACGGCAGCACGACCACGTAGCAAACACCCCCCAGTGAGTTGGCGCGATAATCTGTACACGGCAATTGCGGGTTTAACTAATGCCGTCTGTCCCGCTTGGAAGTGGAATATCAAGACCTTTGGTCAGCGATCGCTGTTCCGGTATCTCATTCGTCGTCATACAGCAGTTGCTTATCAATACCTCGCTCAAGAAGCTCTACCGGCCTACCTCAAAACATCAAAGTGGGCCAATCAGGCTTTGAACAATGCCCTGCGAACGGGGTATGACCGCCTTGACAAGCTAGATAGCATTCGCTGTCCCTGTCTAGTTTTAGCAGGAGAATGTGATCTTCACATCACACCTCAGGCGAGCCAAGAGACCGCTCAACATTTGTGCAACAGCCAATGGATCTGCTATCCAGAGACAGCTCACCTGTTCCCCTGGGAAATTCCAGAAAAGGTGCAGCATGACATTAACGTTTGGTTGCAGCAGCACCCAGAGCTGTCCTTTAAGGAACAATAA
- a CDS encoding YdcF family protein, with product MKGLGLVSFGLLLGWFYWQQQPKVEPQAVLVLGGAPHRERFAAQFAQQHPDLPIWVSGGSNPEYAEWVFEQAGINEQRVHLDYEAIDTLTNFTTLVDRFKSEGITHVYLMTSDYHIRRASWMGQIILGSRGIHFEPIAIPTQLQAEPLQVAVFDGGRALLWVATGQTGESLKPMLELQGMNLERHIAQP from the coding sequence ATGAAGGGGTTGGGGCTTGTTAGTTTCGGACTGCTACTTGGGTGGTTCTATTGGCAGCAGCAACCTAAAGTAGAACCCCAAGCCGTTTTAGTCTTAGGGGGTGCACCGCATCGGGAACGATTTGCCGCTCAGTTTGCCCAGCAGCACCCAGATTTGCCTATTTGGGTATCAGGCGGAAGTAATCCTGAGTATGCTGAGTGGGTATTCGAACAAGCTGGAATTAACGAGCAGCGAGTTCATCTTGACTATGAAGCAATCGATACTCTGACCAACTTTACAACTCTCGTTGATCGGTTCAAGTCCGAAGGTATTACCCACGTTTATTTGATGACCTCTGATTACCATATACGACGAGCTAGTTGGATGGGGCAAATCATCTTAGGAAGCCGAGGTATCCATTTTGAGCCGATTGCGATTCCCACTCAACTGCAGGCAGAACCCCTTCAGGTTGCGGTATTTGATGGTGGACGGGCTTTACTCTGGGTGGCAACGGGGCAAACTGGCGAGTCACTGAAGCCTATGCTGGAGCTGCAGGGCATGAATTTAGAGCGACATATTGCTCAACCCTAA
- a CDS encoding helix-turn-helix domain-containing protein: protein MSSPEFEEKSAMTLGEVGAHLREVRQQQSMDLDEISAQTLIPTRLLTAIEEGRVQDLPELIYTRGMIRRFANTLGLDGAELVASLGGGQAPQKNLVKSKKGASGASLKPIHLYLLYIVVIVAAGSGLSYMINQSALTLGGDSVNAPSSGPSGGEEPAPEAVASPSPKANAPAPKVSSAPLRIDLSVKQDAWIEIFVDGQKSYAGTLTAGTNRTITGQKKLVVRSGNAGGVLLAVNKKPAQLMGKLGAVKEVVIEPENTNQSNQAINPSITAEG from the coding sequence ATGAGTTCGCCAGAGTTTGAGGAAAAGTCTGCTATGACCTTGGGGGAAGTTGGCGCTCATCTTAGGGAGGTTCGTCAACAGCAGTCAATGGATTTAGACGAAATTTCAGCACAAACCCTGATCCCAACACGTCTACTGACCGCTATTGAAGAGGGCCGTGTTCAAGATCTGCCTGAACTCATCTATACGCGAGGTATGATTCGACGCTTTGCAAATACCCTCGGTCTTGATGGCGCAGAGTTAGTCGCGAGCTTGGGCGGTGGCCAAGCCCCTCAGAAAAATCTCGTGAAGTCAAAAAAGGGGGCTAGCGGTGCTAGTCTAAAGCCCATCCATTTATATCTGCTATACATCGTGGTTATTGTGGCAGCAGGTAGTGGATTGTCTTACATGATTAATCAGTCGGCTTTGACTCTAGGGGGGGACTCAGTGAATGCTCCTAGTTCTGGGCCTTCTGGCGGCGAGGAGCCAGCGCCGGAAGCTGTAGCTTCGCCTTCGCCCAAGGCCAATGCTCCGGCTCCGAAGGTCAGTTCTGCCCCCTTGCGTATTGACCTAAGCGTGAAGCAGGATGCTTGGATTGAGATTTTTGTTGATGGTCAGAAGAGCTATGCCGGTACCTTGACGGCAGGTACTAATCGGACAATCACGGGTCAGAAAAAACTTGTCGTTCGCTCCGGTAATGCTGGGGGCGTCCTCTTGGCCGTGAATAAAAAGCCCGCTCAGTTGATGGGCAAGTTGGGAGCCGTTAAAGAAGTTGTGATTGAGCCAGAGAATACCAATCAATCTAATCAAGCCATCAATCCAAGCATTACTGCTGAGGGATAG